One window of the Zea mays cultivar B73 chromosome 3, Zm-B73-REFERENCE-NAM-5.0, whole genome shotgun sequence genome contains the following:
- the LOC100384001 gene encoding uncharacterized protein isoform X1: MEGGGWAVGGHALGAAQEPRGQQQHREEEKAAGAAAERKGAGAGGGGGMKFRVRARAPHGVGALLLIGGAAVVGAAVLAWRRSRHGNKGGSVDQPDRRLPAKVEGLDGGIVEDGKVQGGSLVQKLSQSNEILSVGNTDIGSGRLDGNASEESHQIHKDGEITADQSESKHDGKIDENSGINPAEVQMHDQESKHEEKNDENSGSNPVEVHKHDLDKEHVEEVDQKSSSNHVEISAHDMCEDNEHVEKIDHVERIDQNSSRDPVKAIMQEMIKVCLVSGSVEKVEEEDSSKKDLEKEIAPKDNKDMEASDGSKLGVNGPETGGAVADTEEDDTVAETEDVVTDTEDTVTDTEDALAETEAEKGERAIADKGELEQDEKKDLVALPELASSPALSSLVKPTVVKKELDFPRPNETGMKTEQDYTNGELREHNDLVSKVQGEGGVATTMESRSSALMIILALIFALATGITIVVRLYSPSRATKLQMDLP, translated from the exons ATGGAAGGTGGCGGCTGGGCTGTCGGAGGCCACGCACTTGGCGCCGCCCAAGAACCGCGGGGGCAGCAGCAGCATCGGGAGGAGGAGAAGGCAGCCGGAGCTGCCGCCGAGAGGAAGGGCGCtggcgccggcggcggcggcggcatgaAGTTCCGCGTGCGCGCGCGGGCGCCGCACGGTGTCGGGGCGCTGCTGCTCatcggcggagcggccgtcgtcgGGGCCGCCGTCCTCGCGTGGCGCCGCTCACGCCACGGCAACAAGGGTGGCTCCGTGGACCAGCCTGATCGCCGGCTGCCAGC GAAAGTAGAGGGTTTGGATGGCGGAATTGTCGAGGATGGGAAG GTTCAGGGTGGCTCATTGGTGCAGAAGCTTAGTCAGTCTAATGAGATCTTGAGCGTGGGCAACACAGATATTGGATCCGGTAGATTG GATGGCAACGCGTCAGAGGAAAGCCATCAGATTCACAAGGATGGTGAAATCACTGCAGATCAATCG GAGAGCAAGCATGACGGGAAAATTGATGAGAATTCAGGTATCAATCCTGCCGAGGTCCAAATGCACGATCAG GAGAGCAAGCATGAAGAGAAAAACGATGAGAATTCAGGCAGCAATCCTGTCGAGGTTCACAAACACGATCTG GACAAAGAACATGTCGAAGAAGTTGACCAGAAGTCAAGCAGCAACCATGTTGAGATCAGTGCGCATGATATG TGTGAGGACAATGAACATGTTGAGAAAATTGATCACGTTGAAAGAATCGATCAGAATTCGAGCAGGGACCCTGTCAAAGCCATCATGCAGGAAATGATCAAAGTTTGTTTG GTCAGTGGAAGCGTGGAGAAGGTGGAGGAAGAGGACTCAAGCAAGAAGGACTTGGAGAAAGAGATAGCCCCAAAA GATAATAAAGATATGGAGGCCTCTGATGGAAGCAAGCTCGGCGTCAACGGTCCAG AAACTGGAGGTGCTGTTGCAGACACTGAAGAAGATGATACTGTTGCAGAGACAGAAGATGTTGTTACAGACACTGAAGATACTGTTACAGACACCGAAGATGCTCTTGCAGAAACAGAAGCAGAGAAAGGTGAAAGAGCAATCGCGGACAAGGGTGAGCTCGAGCAGGACGAAAAGAAAGATCTGGTAGCACTCCCTGAACTTGCCAGCTCACCAGCACTGTCATCGTTGGTTAAGCCAACAGTAGTGAAGAAAGAGCTGGACTTTCCGAGACCCAACGAAACGGGGATGAAGACAGAGCAAGATTACACTAACGGTGAGCTGAGGGAGCACAATGACCTGGTCAGCAAAGTGCAGGGAGAAGGTGGCGTCGCGACGACCATGGAGTCCAGGAGCTCTGCTCTGATGATCATTCTCGCTCTGATATTCGCGCTGGCCACGGGAATAACGATCGTCGTGCGCCTCTACTCCCCTTCCCGAGCAACGAAACTCCAGATGGATCTGCCATAA
- the LOC100384001 gene encoding uncharacterized protein LOC100384001, with the protein MEGGGWAVGGHALGAAQEPRGQQQHREEEKAAGAAAERKGAGAGGGGGMKFRVRARAPHGVGALLLIGGAAVVGAAVLAWRRSRHGNKGGSVDQPDRRLPAKVEGLDGGIVEDGKVQGGSLVQKLSQSNEILSVGNTDIGSGRLDGNASEESHQIHKDGEITADQSESKHDGKIDENSGINPAEVQMHDQESKHEEKNDENSGSNPVEVHKHDLDKEHVEEVDQKSSSNHVEISAHDMCEDNEHVEKIDHVERIDQNSSRDPVKAIMQEMIKVCLVSGSVEKVEEEDSSKKDLEKEIAPKDNKDMEASDGSKLGVNGPGIILSKHNDECGGGAQEAESMENTPTAQLMMHQDQLLDDMVTDTVTETGGAVADTEEDDTVAETEDVVTDTEDTVTDTEDALAETEAEKGERAIADKGELEQDEKKDLVALPELASSPALSSLVKPTVVKKELDFPRPNETGMKTEQDYTNGELREHNDLVSKVQGEGGVATTMESRSSALMIILALIFALATGITIVVRLYSPSRATKLQMDLP; encoded by the exons ATGGAAGGTGGCGGCTGGGCTGTCGGAGGCCACGCACTTGGCGCCGCCCAAGAACCGCGGGGGCAGCAGCAGCATCGGGAGGAGGAGAAGGCAGCCGGAGCTGCCGCCGAGAGGAAGGGCGCtggcgccggcggcggcggcggcatgaAGTTCCGCGTGCGCGCGCGGGCGCCGCACGGTGTCGGGGCGCTGCTGCTCatcggcggagcggccgtcgtcgGGGCCGCCGTCCTCGCGTGGCGCCGCTCACGCCACGGCAACAAGGGTGGCTCCGTGGACCAGCCTGATCGCCGGCTGCCAGC GAAAGTAGAGGGTTTGGATGGCGGAATTGTCGAGGATGGGAAG GTTCAGGGTGGCTCATTGGTGCAGAAGCTTAGTCAGTCTAATGAGATCTTGAGCGTGGGCAACACAGATATTGGATCCGGTAGATTG GATGGCAACGCGTCAGAGGAAAGCCATCAGATTCACAAGGATGGTGAAATCACTGCAGATCAATCG GAGAGCAAGCATGACGGGAAAATTGATGAGAATTCAGGTATCAATCCTGCCGAGGTCCAAATGCACGATCAG GAGAGCAAGCATGAAGAGAAAAACGATGAGAATTCAGGCAGCAATCCTGTCGAGGTTCACAAACACGATCTG GACAAAGAACATGTCGAAGAAGTTGACCAGAAGTCAAGCAGCAACCATGTTGAGATCAGTGCGCATGATATG TGTGAGGACAATGAACATGTTGAGAAAATTGATCACGTTGAAAGAATCGATCAGAATTCGAGCAGGGACCCTGTCAAAGCCATCATGCAGGAAATGATCAAAGTTTGTTTG GTCAGTGGAAGCGTGGAGAAGGTGGAGGAAGAGGACTCAAGCAAGAAGGACTTGGAGAAAGAGATAGCCCCAAAA GATAATAAAGATATGGAGGCCTCTGATGGAAGCAAGCTCGGCGTCAACGGTCCAGGTATCATCCTCAGCAAGCATAATGATGAGTGTGGTGGTGGTGCCCAAGAGGCTGAATCGATGGAGAACACGCCGACGGCACAGCTGATGATGCATCAAGACCAACTCTTAGATGACATGGTTACTGATACTGTTACAGAAACTGGAGGTGCTGTTGCAGACACTGAAGAAGATGATACTGTTGCAGAGACAGAAGATGTTGTTACAGACACTGAAGATACTGTTACAGACACCGAAGATGCTCTTGCAGAAACAGAAGCAGAGAAAGGTGAAAGAGCAATCGCGGACAAGGGTGAGCTCGAGCAGGACGAAAAGAAAGATCTGGTAGCACTCCCTGAACTTGCCAGCTCACCAGCACTGTCATCGTTGGTTAAGCCAACAGTAGTGAAGAAAGAGCTGGACTTTCCGAGACCCAACGAAACGGGGATGAAGACAGAGCAAGATTACACTAACGGTGAGCTGAGGGAGCACAATGACCTGGTCAGCAAAGTGCAGGGAGAAGGTGGCGTCGCGACGACCATGGAGTCCAGGAGCTCTGCTCTGATGATCATTCTCGCTCTGATATTCGCGCTGGCCACGGGAATAACGATCGTCGTGCGCCTCTACTCCCCTTCCCGAGCAACGAAACTCCAGATGGATCTGCCATAA